The following are encoded together in the Capsulimonas corticalis genome:
- a CDS encoding winged helix-turn-helix transcriptional regulator, which translates to MARRISYGQFCPVAKACEVFAERWTPLIIREMFMGSQRFSDIHRGVPLMSRSLLSKRLDELEIAGVIERTDAGGCVSYCLTPAGEDLGPIVVQLGNWGKQWTRSEMTPRDLDVSLLMWDMRRRIDHQQLPEGRIVVHFQYHDAPIARRRWWLVLDRGEVDLCLVDPGLEPDLCLTTSVQTMTSIWMGDLSYGTALQTRDLTLDGPANLRPRLSAWLRLSVFAEVERQLN; encoded by the coding sequence ATGGCCCGAAGAATCAGCTACGGGCAGTTCTGCCCGGTCGCCAAAGCCTGCGAAGTATTTGCCGAACGGTGGACACCGCTCATTATCCGAGAGATGTTCATGGGGAGTCAGCGATTCAGCGATATCCACCGAGGGGTGCCGCTGATGTCGCGAAGTCTGCTGTCGAAGCGTTTGGACGAACTTGAAATCGCCGGGGTGATCGAACGGACCGACGCGGGCGGCTGCGTCTCATACTGCCTGACGCCCGCCGGGGAGGACCTGGGCCCGATCGTCGTTCAGCTTGGGAACTGGGGAAAGCAGTGGACGCGCAGCGAGATGACGCCCCGCGATCTGGACGTCAGTCTCTTAATGTGGGATATGCGGCGGCGCATTGACCATCAGCAGCTGCCCGAAGGACGCATCGTGGTTCATTTTCAGTACCACGATGCGCCGATTGCCCGCAGACGATGGTGGCTGGTGCTGGATCGCGGGGAAGTCGACCTGTGTCTGGTCGATCCCGGCCTGGAGCCGGATCTGTGTCTAACCACCAGCGTCCAAACAATGACCAGCATCTGGATGGGCGATCTCTCCTACGGGACGGCCCTTCAAACGCGTGACTTGACACTGGACGGTCCCGCCAACCTTCGCCCCCGCCTATCGGCGTGGCTGCGCCTCAGCGTGTTCGCCGAAGTCGAGCGCCAGTTAAACTGA